A stretch of DNA from Schistocerca americana isolate TAMUIC-IGC-003095 chromosome 3, iqSchAmer2.1, whole genome shotgun sequence:
tcgataagtgcaagaagtctgtcTTAACAGGCTCTTGTTCCATGATTTTGTATAGAACTGTTCGTGAAATATTACGTAATGTTTTCCCTGAAATGCTTGCTTTTGTGTCTACCAACAGATATGGTACACAGCTATATACACAGAGAGCGCCACATGGCAGGGTCAGTCATGCGGTGTTGCATAGTTGTGGTTAATCGCCACAGAGGGTGTGCGTAACAGGGAACCATATTATGCTTCTGCTGTAACTCATGCAGATAATCCCATCCATACACCTAAGTTAAGCTTTGACGCCATAGAGGGCACTGATAACGGGGCCTACATCCTGATTCTGCCTGACAGACAAATAGTTCGCAAATTGAGATTCATCCACCAACCGTGGATGTAACATGAGTTGGCCAGTCACCGATTGCTTACAGTTGCCATCAATCATCAGTTGCTATCAGTCATCCAACAGTCATCTGATAGTTGTCATGTTGCTGCAGTCATGCACCATATTGCAGGATATGTTGAGTGTTGCAGCTGTATTAGTAACAGAGTTAGAAGTTCACCAACACCAGAGCCAGACCAGACTTACTATTAGGTTAGTCAGTCGTTGTCCGCTGAGTTAGTTTTAGAGAAGAGTTCATACCTTTAACATAGTTTGCCACACCTCACCTTAATGATCATAACACCTAAGCTGGTATTTGTGTGTACCTTATTTTCATTGTAGTCTAATTTGCACTGTGGCAAGACAGATGCTGTGTGCAAGCATGCCACCTTAATACAGCAACTGCTTTCTGTGGTAGGGGGTTCGCTTCCTGTTACCTTTATGTTGGGTACCAATCTTATTTGGTGAATACAGTACTCATTTTGTACAGTAAGGATACACAATTTTTCAAACAGTTCTTTACAGTGCCCGAGTACTACTTCTGATTATTATTGCTACAGCCCTTTTCTGCGGTTTAAaaactgactccatattttttttttacgtataatccctagaaaagaattccATCACTAAGAATTGAGTGTATGTAGGAATAGAGTGTCACCAGAAGACATTAGCTTTACACAGAGATCTGTTGTGGTCAGACGAGTATTTAGAAAGATGTTTCCAATCAAAGAAACATAAATTGAGCTAAAGTTTTTTAAATACCATACATAATCTGACAATTTGTAGACAATGAGTTTttgatttctgtttgaattcaatGTTTCCCAAtttttagttttgtgttgtaaCGGAACTGATCAGTGGCTCATCTTTTGTTCAGTATGGTACTTGTTGATATAGTTAAGGAAAGGATCGCAAGATACACATCATAAATTTGTTATACtatacaaaaaattcaaatttattatttcacatttcataTAGATTTAATAACACGAATAATATTAACATCACTATTTTTCCAATAActtaattatttttaaagtgttggatgtattttgaaatttacttatgcaatttcattattatttGAGGTCATCAACattaaatttattaattataaACTTTTAAGTCAATTTTGAAGAAAAGATTGTAGGTAAGTAAGTAAGTACGTAATATATTATGTAAATGCCAGTCGAGCCCTTGTAGACAGTGGCCACgcgcttgtgtctgtgtgtgtgtgtgtgtgtgtgtgtgtgtgtttgcgttatTTTAGAACAAGGGCTTTTTTGTCCAAAACCTTAAATGTGTAGCGAtctttttcactgtgcctgtctatgGCTCAATGCCTCCtccatatgatgagtagcaatctatccttttcatattgtttgATATTGTTACAGGTATTATCTCAATGGCACCCAAAAAGAAGAGACGTCGAAAGGCTATTGCTGACAGTGGCTTGGGTGTTTCTGTGCCAGAAAAGGATGCAGAATTAATACAGAAGGAAACCTGTGTTCAAGATGGAAATCTTCATAGAGAAAGCGAACTAGGAGAAAATGATGGGCAGTTGCCACAGGCAGGGAACAGCTGTCTAATAAAAGAAAAAGACCCCCTGGCGACTGGACAAGGGTTTTTGGAAGAAAATAATCATCCAGAAATAACAGGTGACTTCTCAGAGAAGGCAAAGGCAGGTGACACTCTAAGAGAAGCAAATGTCTCCTCAGAATCCAGTCATCCAGAAATAACAGGTGAATCCTCAGAGAAGGCAGGTTCAGGTGACACTCTAAGGGAAGCAAATGTCTCCTCAGAAGAAAGAGCGTGTTCTTCAAATAAAGCCTTGCAACATCTCGAAACAGACTTTTCGAAGAAGGCAGCTGAGTCTTCAAAAGAAGTTAATGTCTCCTCACAAGAACCAGAGAGCCCTCCAAATACAGCAATTGAACTAGTTGAAACAGATGCTCCAAGTGCATACATAAATGACAGTGATTCAGAGAAGTCAATGAGACAACTGCTACGGATAGTGAACATTACATCACAGGTGTCAGATAAAGGGACTGAATTAGAACTTCCTGCCTGTACTGCATGTGCAGAAAGAAGTAACAGTGGTCATGCTGACAGctcagaaactgaaatttttgttgGGTTAGTAAAACTGATTAGTTTTCTAATTATTTCTTACCTTTTTGATTACAATGAAGCAGCAGTCTGATATTGATTTGTATATGGCAAATTCCCCTCAAGAAAATAAGAAACTGTGAATTAATGTAGCTTAATGTTGATGTTGGTGACTCATGGTGTAAGTGCCAGACTCAAAGTCCAGAAGTCCAATGTTGTATCTCCAGTTGGTCCTAGGACCTTTTTTTCCCTCGCTTATTATTTCTTTCACATCCAATAACGCACTATCTGTGTGAAAAATGGCAAGTGGTTTGGACTCCTTTTTAACTGTAGTCAtgctaaaactctctctctctctctctctctctctctctctcctctctctctcacacacacacacacacacacacacacacacacacacacacacacacacacacacttttcagtGTGACTCTATTGTCACATAGTGGTAAGATGTGCCTAAGTTCTTATGATAGGATACATAAGAATATTCACATTTCAGAAGGTGTGCAGAAGAAAATAGTGGTTTTTAGTTATACTGTTGTCTGTCTTTCAAAATGAGTATGTATGTTTCACATTAACTTGTACTAGTTGTAGCTTGTTGTGTTTTTgcttaaatatataaataataatacattttaattaagttCAAAACATGGTCCACAAAGTAAATTTAAGAAAGATGGCAATAAGATATTACTAAGTTCCAGTTACTGTAAAATGTATTTATCAGTATGAaaaaaggaagggcaggtcactcGAATCTCAGAATGAGAGAGACTCACCTGAAGTGAAGGTgagtgtaaatgaagatgaaagggTGTGGGGGATCAAAGGGAGTAGATCAGAGATGGTACAATAGTAAGCATTGTGCCAGCTCCAGCTCCGATACTATATGAGGAGGACACGGTGAACATTATAtgagtgggagaggggaggggggatgtgATAACAAATCTTAAGACCAGGAGTATGCCTGAATGCAGGGAAGTGTTGTAGGGTAAGCTTCCATCCCCAGAGTTCAGGGGAAGATTGAGACCAGTCCACTTTGAGGATGCCATTACCCAGTTGCTAAATGTGCTATACAGCAAGATCTGAGTGACTTCAGTGCTTGCTACACCACATGGGCTATTTGGGTTCTTCCACTTGATAATAATTTCCGtgaactgtggagatgggaacttgccctctgACACATCGTTGCAACCTGACACCCTCCTGGACGTAATCTCCTTTAACACTCCCCTCCCtctctttttttcattattattattacattattatttctttcccttctcagacgttatgtctggttaaaaatggaaagtgacgcagaccttgatcaagcgtgacttccttttaactgtacagtatatgttacattgcatttaggaactttcgggtaattgaacatgtatcaataattacagatttccgtagttgtatgtatacgtttggatgtagctgtattgcgttgatgtactggtgtatATTGTGTGGAATGACTCCTGTAGTtgttagtataattggtataatgtcaactttatactgatgccacatgcccttgacttcgtcagccagttggatgtatttttcaattttttctcctgttttcttctgtatatttgttgtattgggtatggatatttcgattagttgtgttaatttcttctttttattggtgagtatgatgtcaggtttgttatgtggtgttgttttatctgttataatggttctgttccagtataatttgtattcatcattctccagtacattttgtggtgcatacttgtatgtgggaacgtgttattttattagtttatgttgtatggaaagttgttgatgtattatttttgctacattgtcatgtcttctggtgtattctgtatttgctagtgttgtacatccgcttttgatgtgatctactgtttctatttgttgtttgcaaagtctgcatttatctgttgtggtattgggatctttaataatatgcttgctgtaatatctggtgtttattgtttgatcctgtattgcaatcactgtatatattgccttttcttagccatgtgttggatgcatcttgatcgatgtgtggctgtgttagatgatatgggtgcttgccatgtagtgttttctttttccaatttacttactttgtatctgttgatgttatgtgacctaaagggttgtagaaatggttatgaaattgcaatggtgtagccgatgtatttatatgagtgattgctttgtgtattttgctagtttctgctcattctataaagaattttcttaaattgtctacctgttcataatataggttttttatgtcgataaatccccttcctcctttctgTCTGctcaatgtgaatctttctgttgcagaatgtatgtgatgtattctatatttgtggcattgtgatcttgtaagtgtattgagtgcttctaggtctgtgatactccatttcactactccaaatgaataggtcagtattggtatagcataagtatttatagcttttgtcttgtttcttgttgtcaattctgttttcagtatttttgttagtgtttgtctacatttttcttttagtttttctttaatatttgtattatctattcatattttttgcctgtatcctagatatttataggcatctgtttttttccatcacttctatgcagtcgctgtggttatccaataagtaatattcttgtttagtgtgttttcccttaactatgctatttttcttacagttgtctgttccgaaagccatatttatatcattgctgaatacttctgttatctttagtaattggttgagttgttgatgtgttgctgccagtagttttagatcatccatgtatagcaaacgtgtgattttgtgttggtatgttccagtcatattatatccataatttatatctaaaaacaaagatgatgtaacttaccaaacgaaagcgttggcatgttgatagacacacaaacaaacgcaaacacacacacaaaattcaagctttcgcaaccaacggttgcttcttcaggaaagagggaaggagagggagagacgaaaggatgtgggttttaagggggagggtaaggagtcattccaatcccgggagcggaaagactttccttggggggaaaaaaggacaggtatacactcgcgcgcgcacacacacacacacacacacacacacacacacacacacacatatccatccgcacatatacagtcacaagcagacattaCTTGTGTTTCTTCCATAGgtggattttcatttattttgttgtgtatgattgtgttgatagttgttgatgttgtttcagcttgtgggttatttgggggtctatgcaagaatggtctaatgtctgtatttgtgtctttgtattctatatatgtcagctgaaatttttcttctatatctaacatgtgtgtcattttgcgttctatttgtgcttgttctggtggctgtcttaagattttgttttcctctgattgtttaattgatgcatgttgttctttgtttgtttgctctgggatgtttgagtccattactgtattttcttcttcttctgattgcacattattttgttccagtatttgttgtacttgtttttgatgttttctaattctgactggggtatcctgttatttttgattattacacggatctgatcagctagtcgttgttctgttaaaaattttaattctgggtatctggtaataaatgttgtgtatacttgtgatctgtatccagttgtgttggttcctaagtttgttgcttggtaataacagaacatgaggtgtcggttaacttcatctgaccatctcatcctctgtctttgttttccttctagtgtggttgcaggaagcatatcctgcaaaacacctctatttggatttaaatcattttccgtgtggctagcagtgtcgttaccattgtggacgggcatacggttcaagcgttgtccccgaccatgacagtgcttgtccgaggcttcattagttctgtcctgaaccaactagtcAGAccaaaaggggggttagccctattagtggtttgttctttttgtcaccttttacgactggcagaacataccggaggcctattcttttcccgggcctccacggggtattattattattattattattattattattattattttcattattgtatttttaattattacatAACCCTTTCTTCTGTCCTAATTCTTAATTGAACTGTTCGTCTCTCTTCCCCTTAATCTGTGTTTACTTCTCACTGTGTTATCATCATCCCCAGGCTGAAGCTGGTACAACATTTACCAATATACCATCTGTGACCTACTTTCTCTGATGCCTTCTGCTTCATCTTCGTGAACCCTGATCCTCACTACAAGTGGGTCTTTCTAATTCTGAGCCCAGAGGAacctgccttttctttttaatcttcCCGAACATATCCCTCTCTCTACTAGTATTTCTGAAAGGGGGGTTCTGTGTTccttttatttttgtatgtgtctgtcagcagtaagTACTGGTTAGcagttctgtctcataatttacactactggccattaaaattgctgcaccacgaagatgaagtgctacagacgcaaaatttaaccgacaggaagaagatgctgtgataagcaaatgattaacttttcagagcattcacacaaggttggcaccggtggcgacacctacaacatgctaacatgaggaaagtttccaaccgatttctcacacacaaacagcagttgaccagcgttgccggtgaaacgttgatgtgacgcttcgtgtaaggaggagaaatgcgtaccatcacgtttccgactttgataaaggtcggattgtagcctatcgcgattgcagtttatcgtatcgcgacattgctgctcgcgttggtcgagatccaatgactgttagcagaatatagaatcgatgggttcaggaggggaatacggaacgccgtgctggatcccaatggcctcgtatcactagcagtcaagatgacaggtgtcttatcctcatggctgtaacagatcgtgcagccacgtctcgatccctgggtcaacagctggggacgtttgcaagacaacaaccatctgcacgaacagtttaatgacgtttgcagcagtatggactatcagctcggagaccgtggctgctgttacccttgacgctgcatcacagaaaggagcacctgcgatggtgtactcaatgacgaacctgggtgcacgaatggtaaaacgtcatttttttggttgaatccaggttctgtttacagcatcatgatggtggcatccgtgtttggcgacatcgcggtgaacgcccttTGGaaacgcgtattcgtcatcgccatactggcgtatcacccggcgtgatggtatggggtgccattggttacacgtctcggtcacctcttgttcgcattgacagcactttgaacagtggacgttacatttcagatatgttacaacccgtgcctctatccttcattcgatccctgcgaaaccctacatttcagtaggataatgcacggccgcatgttgcaggtcctgtatgggcctttctggatacagaaaatgttcgactgctgccctggccagcacattctccagatctctcaccaactgaaaacgtctggtcaatggtggccgagcaactggcgcatcacaatacgctagtcactactcttgatgaactgtggtatcgtgttgaagctgcatgggcagctgtacctgtaaacgccatccaagctctgtttgactcaattcccaggagtatcaaggccgttattacggccagaggtggtagttctgggtactgatttctcaggatctacacacccaaattgcgtgaaaatgtaattacatgtcagttctagtataatatatttgtccagtgaatacctgcttatcacctgcatttcttcttggtgtagcaattttaatggccagtagtgtattagatttCTCGGCTAATTTTCCTTCAAAACATTCTTATAAATTTTGTATGCATAGAAAAAAAACAGTCAATATGGCTATAAATTCTCTCAAATTCACCAATTGTAAAGAAGTAGTACAATTGTCTGCCATAGTTGGAGTCTGTAACGATGGTGAGAGAGTTCAGAATTGTTCTGCATGCCTACATCACACATTCTCCAACAGGCAGTGAaaattcagtagtgttctgagtgcTCTGCTGTGAATGTATGTATACGAGCATTATATGTGGTCAtagtgagttatttagtgaatttttacttCTTTTTGAGAGTTTTCATTGCTGATAATGGTGCTGAACgacaaattctacacaagcaagCGAGAGGCATTATTCGCAGTATACAAGTACATTATTTTATCAAGTGCAAAGTACATGTATGTCTCTTGGAACCAACAACAATGCTATCCCCGTCCTTAGTTTGGTCTGCATGAACTGCCATTGTTCCTGTATCGGACTATAGACCCAGAGTACATTATAGAACCAAGATTTGTAAGTGTTTTAAGTTCATACACCCACTTAGAGCTGTCTGATTTTATTTGTAAAGTGATATAACATGAAACAAAGATAGAACTTCAAAGCCGCCATTTTTTAACATTATCTTATAACATCCAGAACATTCAGTAGTGTGCAGATATAATTTCATTTTTCATCCCACTAAAAGTTACTATCTTTAAGACTttaacgcctctctctctctctctctctctctctctctctctctctctctctctctctctctctctctctctctctctctctcttctgcactCATGCCCATGTTTCAAATTATTTGATTATTGTGCCTGTTTTGAGATGTTGGTCAGTGTTAATGAAAATGGTTGTGTTCTGATAGTGACATAAGAAGTTAATAATGAATATATGCATTTCAAGATATTATCTtttctttctatgtacttgttctTGCTACTTACTTGATTTCTTttagtgttaaattttttattctcttaTAAATTCCAGGACTTCCAGAGAACCAAGAAGTTCCATAACTTCCCAAAGACCACATAATGATGAAAACTTCAGTCTGAGTAAGATATGTGCTTCTCAAAAAACAGGGCAGTGTGTGGCAGAAGGTGAAGAACTTGAAGATGTGATCATATCAAATAACCATGATGTTCCTCCAATTGGGCATTCTCTTACTGTTATCAGTCATAGCTGTCCTGAAGATATTGGGGTACGAAGGCAAATACTTGTATCTGATCGACAGGGGTTGCCAAACTATGTTTTACCTCCAGATGGAAAAAAGATGCCTTCTAGAAGTAAAACTGGTTTCCAGCTTTACCGGCCTAATTTTACAGGATTCCGTTTCAGTCGTCAAGACTCCGCGATACGTGAATCACCAGAATTTGTGGAACAACAAAATAGAGGAAGTAAGTAATGTGAAACTCTCTTTCACTGCTGAAAGTAGCCCTACAGGAAAAGCTTCCTATGCATTCTGAAACTAGTCTGTGTGCTCTCCCTCCACCCCTTCCCCCTTAAGAAAATGTAGAACGTACACTCTGCTGGCTTTGGGCTTTGTGAAATGATAAGGATTTTCTTTTGCCTGTACAGCTATGTGGTATTTCTGTTTACCAATTGACACGAGGAGGTGAAGGTTAGTTCTAGAGCTTATACTGTTAAGAAAGGCCAAATGCTGCTGTGCCAGAGTGCACAAGAAACAACTACAGTTCAGGAATATTGGATCTATCACAAGGTTTGCGACTAAATCTTCATTTTACTTTCCACATATGGTCATGAGAAATGTAAAATGTGAATGTTAAGACTGGAATGCAAAATTCTAGAGGACTTGATCAGAGTGCAGTTAGATTAACAATGTAACCTATGGATCTACCTATGCTTCAATACCCAGTTATTTATTACTCCCAAGGGGGTAGGTCTCACCATAATATGTAGCAGATACAACATAATACAATTGTTAAAGAAGTGGAAAACTAGAAATACAAGAACACTGCCTGGATTTTCACAATCACATCCTTCTTCAATGTAAGACTCCTGCTAGGTTCCTCCTACAGCCCCACCAGAACAGAATTCATGAGTTTTTGGAATGTATGAGGCATCTGTCAGTTTTTGGTTTATTTTTCATATTAAACTTGAAGTTATACACTAGCGTGGAAAATAAATCAAAAATTGTCAGCTGCATGTGGAATAGAGTCGTCAAAAATATCGTCGTCTGCTTTCTAATCCATCATTGAGTTAAGTTGCAAAGCAgcctatttttagtttattttgacaCTGTTATGCAGTTTTAACCTTACtatgaaaaataaactaaaatctgAGAGTTGCGGATGCAACTGTGGAGCAGTGTTCAAAGAAAACAAAGTATTACATGATTAACGAAGAtgcaaaaatggaaaaattaattgTGGTTAATGAATGTGTTTTGTTTAGCCATTAATTAGTAAAGGAACTCAACAGGCAATAACAGTatagggatggacaaaaatatggaaacaccgtgagaaatggaCACTTGAACACaagtgcagatgctagccaagcctgcaggttgtgctgttttaTTTCACCATGAACAGCACCTGTGtgatgtcctcaatacattgcaagtgtcagtcatagtCAGAACGATGTTATGTGTGGTTCTGTCAGAGGTAAGTGAATTCGAATTTGGGCTTGTTTGATGGGGTGCTTCCGTACCCAAGGTAACCGAACTgcatggtgtttcaagaggcaccatgtcgaagatttataccacacccAAGAACAGAAGGAAAATATCATGTGCTAAGTCACAATGTGGACAAAAGTGTGTTAAGTGATCGTGATAGGCCATCACAGAATATGACTTAAacgaaaaatagaggacaacagaAAAATCACTGGAGAACTGGATGTCATATTCGCGAACTctttcagcatcaaaacaacagtgAGGGAGCACCAGAAGCAGTGAAtttcagggtgagctggaattccagacCCACTCGTCAGTTATGCAAATCCCTGTTACTGGAAAACAAGGTGCCAAAGCAATAAAACCAGGGCTGTGGggcaatggaaaaatgtcatttggacAGATGAgttttatttcacactgtttccaacttctggacaAGATTATGTCACAAGAGTGCACCAGGGTGGTTAAGTGATGGTTTGGGCTTCCATATTGTGTTACTCCGTGGGTGCCGTGGTTACTCTGTGAggccacattactgccaaggactacATGACAATTTTGGCTGACCAtgttcatcccatggtacaatgtttgtttcccagtggTGATGTTGTGTTCCATGATAACAGGTCCCCTGTTTATGCAGCTTTCACCATCTGGAATTGGTTTTGTGAGTATGAGGATGAGTTcttgcatctcccctggccaccacagtcaccagatcacaatattattgagcctttgtggtttagTACGGGGTGAATTGTGTGTGATCACCGTCTATCTCCATCATTGTTATGTAAAGTTGCCACTatttgaaaatcatacaggacctgtatttgtccGTTTGGAGATGACTGGAAGCTTTTAGGAGTGCAAACAATTTTCCTAACATGAATTATGCTAGGTGAAgtgttgtgtttcttgtgtttccaTATTCATGTCCAAACGCCGGTGTGTAACCATAAACTATTTGTCACAAATCAAAGTCTTTCACATTGAAGCTCTAGCTCCAAACTTTACTTCCAAATGAAACCACACGATACAGTCATTGTCATCAGTGTCCTGGCCAAAGGCAGCTTTTCATGTGATCTGTCTTCTGCCACACTCTTCAGGTCCAGATAATTTCCACTTATTTATGTCATCTttcatcttgtatctcctccttcctctcaatctCATCCCATGAAATCCACCTTCCAAAGTGTCTGTTAGCAGGCACTCCCATCTCCTGGTATGACCCATCCAGTTCTTATTCATTTCTCTTATAACCTACAGCAATCTTCTCCTCTCACCAACACTTTCCAACACTCTTTCATTActtactctttccatccagcttatcatctccgttctcctccacatccacatctcaagtgcttctaaCCTTTTCTCACCATCTTGTCTCAGTGTCCACATTTCTGCTTCATAgagtgctacactccagacaaaatccTTTCCAAGTCTTCTCCTCAGACTTTTGTCTAGTTTGCCACATAATAATCTCCACTTTCTATTGAATGCCTTTTTAGCTATAGCAGTTGAGTTCTTACTTCCTGATGGAATCTCCAAGTTTTCAGTAATCATACTTCCAAGATATTTACATGCTCTTACTTGGCTAATAACAACTTGTCCTATCTTGATATATTTCAGTCTTCTTCCTATGCTGATCACCATACTCTCTGTTTTTGCAATAGTGATTCTCATCCTATATTCCACGCAAGCATCATTCAGATCTTTAAGAATTTTATTTACAGTTTGTTCACTTTCTACCACTAATACCATATCACCAGCAAATTGTATACATTCTGTTCTCTTTCTACCAGTACACACTCCTCTTTTTCCATCTAAACCTGTTGCAATAATCTCTTCTAGATATAACTTGCACAATAAAGGAGAGAGGCAACAACATTGCCTAACACACTTTCGAATGCTACTTGCTTCAGACATTTAATTTCCAATCCTTATTCTTGCTGTCTGTTGTAACTATAGATTCTGTATCAATCATCTCTCTTTCCCGTCTGCTCCTTTTCTCTTCAAAATATCAATCAGCTTTTTCCATTGTACTCTGTTGAAAGCTTTTCCGAAATCAATATCCCTCTGCGGGTCcaagggttagaataggcccgaggtattcctgcctgttgtaagaggcaactaaaagaagTCTCTCACTTTTTAGccaagttcaggtcccattctgtAGTTTGatctgccactttcaaaattccacAGAAGTgagggccatatggggaaggattcCTTATGTGGTGCACAAGTGCCCTTAGATTCATTCTCCTGAATCTCTCGTCATGGCTTtccatctccacctgcaattcaactgttTGAGCgaggacactttctggggtatgtcatcttccCCCATTGTCTgctgtcctctttcacccccatgacaatattgggtttctctgcacccactatccggcacggtagccagtccattgtggtggggctgtcatgtacccatttggtggtagccccctgacaacacagggattgcactgctgatgcctga
This window harbors:
- the LOC124605582 gene encoding uncharacterized protein LOC124605582, translated to MAPKKKRRRKAIADSGLGVSVPEKDAELIQKETCVQDGNLHRESELGENDGQLPQAGNSCLIKEKDPLATGQGFLEENNHPEITGDFSEKAKAGDTLREANVSSESSHPEITGESSEKAGSGDTLREANVSSEERACSSNKALQHLETDFSKKAAESSKEVNVSSQEPESPPNTAIELVETDAPSAYINDSDSEKSMRQLLRIVNITSQVSDKGTELELPACTACAERSNSGHADSSETEIFVGTSREPRSSITSQRPHNDENFSLSKICASQKTGQCVAEGEELEDVIISNNHDVPPIGHSLTVISHSCPEDIGVRRQILVSDRQGLPNYVLPPDGKKMPSRSKTGFQLYRPNFTGFRFSRQDSAIRESPEFVEQQNRGRQNEDGGGSAQTLSVWSEAQSEYFPRGKPSDLGELLEVATRYVVKAWVKGIHPPISGPPTNLVIKFCVDCHKKYCHDENESNHLCSRRVVDSQKSLKLMFYVELEIYDETQETMKVALAGDQATKLFGCQPQEFIRNEDFQKRVWDSFKHLIKGGNRQNWCLKDAANFSLEPHLKGKKINHRVVDIRPFNTSSR